The Winogradskyella schleiferi genome has a window encoding:
- a CDS encoding chromosome partitioning protein ParA: protein MEGSQKSSTGLKVGLGILLVLFLGTAFYTSKLYSEKQENEKLLVSEKQQVMNDLNNMAKDYDEAIAESEVTNQDLIAARERIEGLMDSLKVSQNSVGSLWRYKKKYMALQEEMDILLTENDRLKVENQYLATSLDSTNVQLAERTMFTDSLLVQNTELATVVKDAAALQTVGLVGMGVIERRSGKQIPTERATRSDKIKVCFTVAKNMLTEAGDKELYVQVIDPLNNVLGANDQIEFEDQVLNYSLISRFNYENRNLNICEYISELEDSKFEKGRYKINVFNDKALVSSSEFELK, encoded by the coding sequence ATGGAAGGTTCACAAAAATCAAGTACAGGTCTAAAAGTAGGATTAGGAATTTTACTAGTCTTATTCTTAGGAACTGCATTTTACACGTCTAAGCTTTACAGCGAAAAGCAAGAAAATGAAAAATTATTAGTTAGTGAGAAACAACAAGTAATGAATGATCTCAACAATATGGCTAAAGATTATGATGAGGCTATTGCTGAGAGCGAAGTTACAAATCAAGATCTTATTGCAGCTAGAGAACGCATTGAAGGTTTGATGGATTCTCTTAAAGTATCTCAAAATAGCGTTGGTAGCTTATGGAGATATAAAAAGAAATACATGGCATTACAAGAAGAAATGGACATTCTTTTAACTGAAAATGACCGTTTAAAGGTTGAAAACCAATACTTGGCAACCTCTTTAGATAGTACCAATGTTCAATTAGCAGAGCGCACGATGTTTACAGATTCTCTATTGGTACAAAATACGGAATTGGCAACTGTTGTGAAAGATGCAGCTGCGTTGCAAACTGTAGGTTTAGTAGGAATGGGTGTTATTGAAAGACGCAGTGGAAAACAAATTCCAACGGAACGTGCAACCAGAAGTGATAAGATTAAAGTTTGTTTTACTGTTGCTAAAAATATGTTAACTGAAGCTGGAGATAAAGAACTATATGTTCAGGTTATTGATCCTTTGAATAATGTTCTAGGTGCAAATGACCAAATAGAATTTGAAGATCAAGTATTAAACTACAGCTTAATTAGCCGTTTTAATTACGAAAATAGAAACTTAAACATTTGCGAATACATTAGTGAATTAGAAGATTCTAAATTCGAAAAAGGGCGTTACAAAATAAATGT